The window GATCGGGGAGGTGACCATCGCCTCGAGGCGGTGCTCGTCGATGTCGCGGAGCACCTGCTCGGGGTCGAAGATGCGGTGGCAGACGATGGTCGCGCGGGCGGCGAGCGCGATGTTCACGGCGCTCCAGCCCCACGTGTGGAACATGGAGGCGTGCGACTGGACGCGGATGTCCGCGCGCCACGGCACCTTCCGCAGCATGCCCGCCAGCACCAGCGGCAGTCGCGGCTCGGGGCGCATGACCCCCTTCGGGATGCCGGTCGTGCCGGAGGACATGAGCACGATGGGGCCGTGCTTCGGCAGGCGGGGCAGCGGCACGTCGGCGGTGAGCCACGGCTGTTCGACGATGCCCCGCAGCGTGGTCCGCCCGGGGTGGTCGCGGGACTCGTGCGCGACGATGACGTGCACCCCCTGCTTCTCGACGACAGCCGGGTCCAGCCTCTCCAGGAATTCGTCGTCGATGACCAGGACGTTGATGTCGTTCTCCACCAGGCAGCCGGTGAGCTGCTCCGCGGAGGAACCGACGTTGAGCAGGAAGATCCCGGCCCCGGCGTAGCCCTTGGCGGCCAGCGGGTAGATGATGCCGCGGCCGTTGCGGGCCATGACACCGAGGCGGATTTCCTCGAGACCCAGGTCGATGAGGTGGCGGGCGAGGGTGCGGGAGTTCTCGCGGAGCTGGCGGTAGGTGAGTTCGCCGTCGTCGTCGATGAGCGCGAGGCGGTGCGGGGTGGCGAGGTGGCCCTGCTCGACCTCCCGGGCGGTGGTGAACCAGTAGCGCCCCAGGGCGGCGGCCTGGCCGATGCCGCCCCGGTGGCTGAGGATGCCGGAGCGCACCACGGACGGCACGAAGGCCCCGAGGGCGCGTGCGGTGACGGCGGCCTGACGGACTCGGTTTTCCAGGGACACGCTCATTGCTCCTTATGGATCGGGTATCACCACCCTAGTTTCCGTACCCGAAACAACTCCATCCGCCCTTCCCCGGGCGCCGTGTCTTTTCCATCATCGGCGGCTAAAGTGTCACGCATGCCCCACCTCTCCCTCGCGCCCCTCGCGAACCAGCGTCTCCGTGTGATTCTGGTCTCGCTGATCATGCTCACCGGCTTTGTCACCGTCACCGTCGCCGCCGCCCCCGGTGCCGACGCCCAGCAGCGCAACCTCGTCGTCTTCGGTGACTCCATCATCGCCGACACCCCGACCCCGCAGTACCTGGTCAACCGCCTGGGTTCCCTCAGCTCGAACTCCTCGCTGAGCTCGGCGTCGTCGGAGAGTTCGGAAAACCCGGAGAGCTCCGGCAGCAGCTTCCAGCAGTGCCCGACCTCCGACAACAACTACGGCATCCGCGCCGGGCGCAAGCTCGGCCTGCCGGCCTGGGACTACTCCTGCGCGGGCACGACCTCGATCTCCCCGGGCCCGCAGTTCTCCACCCAGGTCGACCGGGCGCTGCAGGCCGGTGCGCTGACCCCGGCGACGGCGCGCGTCATCATCACCACCGGCTTCAACGACACCTACAACAACGGCAACCAGAGCGAGCAGCAGATCCGCGCCCGCTTCGTCGACGCCATGCGCCCGCAGGTCCAGCGCATCCGCAACGCCGCCCCCAACGCGCGCATCCAGATCGTCGGCTACGCCACCATCACCGACCACGACCACGTGTGCCTGGTCCACCTCGGCGCCAACATCCACGACCGCACCTACGCCCCGCAGGTCGGCTACTGGGAGCGTCTCTCGCAGGACATGCAGCGTGATCTCGCGAACGCGACCGGCGCGCAGTTCGTCGACATGAAGCCCTCCACCCGGGACCGCGGCATGTGCGCCCCGGACCACCTGCGCGGCTGGGCCGGGCTGTTCGACTTCCACGCCGGCCCGGGCAACATGCCGATCCACATGACCGACCGGGGTCACGAGCACGTCGCCAACGTGATCGCCGCCTCCTAGGCGTTAGAGTGGGCGCATGCACACTCTCGTCACCGGCGGCGCCGGTTTCATCGGCTCGCACCTGGTTGACCTGCTCCTCGCCGAGGGGCACGAGGTCGTCGTGGTGGACAACCTCTCCCACGGCCGCCTGGAGAACCTCGAGCAGGCGCAGCAGACCGGCCGTCTGACCTTCATCGAGGCGGACCTGCTGGAGGTGGACTTCGACGCGCTCGTCGAGAAGCACCGGCCGGAGGTCATCTTCCACCTGGCGGCGCAGATCGACGTGCGCCACTCCGTCGCCGACCCGTTGCACGACGCGGAGACGAACATCCTCGCCACGATCAGGCTTGCCGACGCCGCCCGCCGGCACGGCGTGCGCAAGATCATCCACACCTCCTCCGGCGGGTCCATCTACGGCACGCCCTCCGACTTCCCCGTCTCCGAGACGACCCCCGTCGACCCGCACTCGCCCTACGCGGCCAGCAAGTACGCGGGCGAGGTGTACCTCAACACCTTCCGCCACCTCTACGGCCTGGACTGCTCACACATCGCGCCCGCCAACGTGTACGGTCCGCGCCAGGACCCGCACGGGGAGGCCGGCGTCGTCGCCATCTTCGCCCAGCGTCTGCTGGCAGGTGAGCCGACCCGCGTGTTCGGCGACGGCGGCAACACCCGGGACTACGTCTTCGTCGGCGACGTCGTGCGCGCCTTCTACCTGGCCTCCGGGGACCGGGGCTCCGGGATGCGCTTCAACATCGGCACCTCGGTGGAGACCTCCGACCGGGAGCTGCACTCCTACGTCGCGGCGGCCGCCGGCGCCCCCGACAACCCGGAGTACGCGCCCGCCCGCCTGGGGGATGTGCCGCGTTCCGCGCTGGCCTTCGACCGTGCCCGCGAGGTCCTCGGCTGGGAGCCGCTGACCCCGATCAGGGACGGCGTGGCGCAGACCGTCGAGTACTTCCGTACAGCCGCCACCCGCTGAGCACGGTCCCGGCCAGGGCCACCCAGAACCAGAACCACACGTCGCTGACCGCGGCGGTGGTGCGCTGGGCCCACGCCTGCACCTCGAACTGCGCGTCGAGGCTGAGCAGCGTCGGCAGGTTCGCCGTGCCGTGGGAGGCGATGAACAGCCAGCCGATCACGATGAACAGCCCGCCGGACACGAGGGCCCACACGGTGGTGCGCACCGGGCCGAACCGCAGTTCGCGGGGACGCAGCCAGGCGCGGTTGCCCAGGTCGAGGCGGTCCCACAGCAGGGCCAGCAGGAACAGCGGCAGCGCCATGCCGAGGGCGTACATGCCCATGATGAGCCCGCCGTAGAACGCCGAGCCCGTCACCGCCGCGGTGGTGAGCACCGCGCCGAGCAGCGGACCGGCGCAGAACCCGGCGAAACCGTAGACCGCGCCGAGCAGGAACACCTGCGTCAGGCCGGTGCCGCGGGCGCCCCCGCTGAACCCGGGGATGCGGAAACCGCCGCCGAACGCGGTGAACACGCCCAGCGCGATGATGATCCAGCCGCCGACGAGGATGAGGGTCTCGCGGTGCTCCGTGAGCAGCGCCCCGAGCGTGCCGGCCCCGGCGCCCACCGGCACCAGCACCGCGGCGAGCCCGGCGAGGAACACCAGGGTCCGGCCCGCCAGGGCGCGCAGCGAGGAGAACGCGTACGCGAAGAACGCCGGCAGCAGCAGTGCCGAGCAGGGGCTGACGAGGGCGAGGACACCGGCGACCAGCGCGCCGAGGAGTCCGACGGTGGCCATCTAGATCGCCTGCCCGAGGAGGAAACCGCCGAGCCCGGCGGTGAGCGTCGCGAAGCCCATGAACACCCAGAAGATCAGCGGAGGCCAGTGGTCACCCGTCACGGAACTGCCGGCACCTCGACGTCGCCGCGTGCCACCTTGGCCAGCTCCTCGGTGATGACCTGCACGAACACCTCGGTCGGCTGGGCGCCGGAGACGTAGCTCTCACCGATGAAGAAGCTCGGGGTGCCGTTGACGCCGATGGAGGCGCCGTAGTTCTTCGCGGCGGTCACCGACTCGTCGAAGGTGCCGTCGGTGACGTCCGCACGGAACCGCTCGAGGTCCGGCACCCCGGCCTCCTCCGCGTAGCGGACGAAGTCCTCGATGGTGTGGTTCGGGTGGCCCTGGACGTCGCGGGTGGCGGTGTACAGGGCGTGCTTGTACTCCCGGAACTTGCCCTGCGCGGCGGCGGCCCGGCCGGCCTTCGCGGCGTCCTCGGCCATGGGGCCGTTGACGGGCAGGTCGTTCCACTCGAGGCGGACGAGCCCCTTCTCGACGTAGTCCTGCAGGATCACCGGTTCCGTGGTGTTGGCGAAGCGGGAGCAGAAGGGGCACTCGAAGTCGGAGAACTCGGAGATGACCACGGGGGCGTCGAGCGCGCCGACGGCGAAGGGGTCGGCCGCGTCGCGGCGGTGCACCTTGAGCACGTCGTCCGGGGAGGTGATCTCTTCGCCGGGGCCGTGGATGGTGGCGTCGAAACGGCCATCGGGGCCGGCGGTCGGACCCTCGTCGCGGGTGCCCGGGGTGACCTCCTGCGCCAGGCGGGCCAGTTCGGCGGTGTCCTGGGTGGGGGTGGCGGGGGCGACGGCAGCGCTGT of the Corynebacterium humireducens NBRC 106098 = DSM 45392 genome contains:
- a CDS encoding AMP-binding protein; the protein is MSLENRVRQAAVTARALGAFVPSVVRSGILSHRGGIGQAAALGRYWFTTAREVEQGHLATPHRLALIDDDGELTYRQLRENSRTLARHLIDLGLEEIRLGVMARNGRGIIYPLAAKGYAGAGIFLLNVGSSAEQLTGCLVENDINVLVIDDEFLERLDPAVVEKQGVHVIVAHESRDHPGRTTLRGIVEQPWLTADVPLPRLPKHGPIVLMSSGTTGIPKGVMRPEPRLPLVLAGMLRKVPWRADIRVQSHASMFHTWGWSAVNIALAARATIVCHRIFDPEQVLRDIDEHRLEAMVTSPIFLKQILEVPDPQRFDTSRLEFIVSSGHALTPHLVEQTIERFGPILCNVYGSTELTLASVASAEELAADPTTSGPVALGTHLKILDDEGRELPDGEVGQIHLRNSTTLTGYTNPDIPVEEVGGLVRIGDLGFIDAAGHLRVLGRTDDMIIVGGENVHPASVDEVLDALPGVSEVYSHGVEDPDTFRRVATWIVREDSPAGEALTAGDVRDFVRDNLADHSIPRDVHFIDELPRNPTGKVVPRLLPGLGN
- a CDS encoding GDSL-type esterase/lipase family protein, yielding MPHLSLAPLANQRLRVILVSLIMLTGFVTVTVAAAPGADAQQRNLVVFGDSIIADTPTPQYLVNRLGSLSSNSSLSSASSESSENPESSGSSFQQCPTSDNNYGIRAGRKLGLPAWDYSCAGTTSISPGPQFSTQVDRALQAGALTPATARVIITTGFNDTYNNGNQSEQQIRARFVDAMRPQVQRIRNAAPNARIQIVGYATITDHDHVCLVHLGANIHDRTYAPQVGYWERLSQDMQRDLANATGAQFVDMKPSTRDRGMCAPDHLRGWAGLFDFHAGPGNMPIHMTDRGHEHVANVIAAS
- a CDS encoding NAD-dependent epimerase/dehydratase family protein, translated to MHTLVTGGAGFIGSHLVDLLLAEGHEVVVVDNLSHGRLENLEQAQQTGRLTFIEADLLEVDFDALVEKHRPEVIFHLAAQIDVRHSVADPLHDAETNILATIRLADAARRHGVRKIIHTSSGGSIYGTPSDFPVSETTPVDPHSPYAASKYAGEVYLNTFRHLYGLDCSHIAPANVYGPRQDPHGEAGVVAIFAQRLLAGEPTRVFGDGGNTRDYVFVGDVVRAFYLASGDRGSGMRFNIGTSVETSDRELHSYVAAAAGAPDNPEYAPARLGDVPRSALAFDRAREVLGWEPLTPIRDGVAQTVEYFRTAATR
- a CDS encoding cytochrome c biogenesis CcdA family protein, encoding MATVGLLGALVAGVLALVSPCSALLLPAFFAYAFSSLRALAGRTLVFLAGLAAVLVPVGAGAGTLGALLTEHRETLILVGGWIIIALGVFTAFGGGFRIPGFSGGARGTGLTQVFLLGAVYGFAGFCAGPLLGAVLTTAAVTGSAFYGGLIMGMYALGMALPLFLLALLWDRLDLGNRAWLRPRELRFGPVRTTVWALVSGGLFIVIGWLFIASHGTANLPTLLSLDAQFEVQAWAQRTTAAVSDVWFWFWVALAGTVLSGWRLYGSTRRSAPRRP
- a CDS encoding DsbA family protein — translated: MALIIGFLVGRQTAPAPSAAPDSTDSAAVAPATPTQDTAELARLAQEVTPGTRDEGPTAGPDGRFDATIHGPGEEITSPDDVLKVHRRDAADPFAVGALDAPVVISEFSDFECPFCSRFANTTEPVILQDYVEKGLVRLEWNDLPVNGPMAEDAAKAGRAAAAQGKFREYKHALYTATRDVQGHPNHTIEDFVRYAEEAGVPDLERFRADVTDGTFDESVTAAKNYGASIGVNGTPSFFIGESYVSGAQPTEVFVQVITEELAKVARGDVEVPAVP